A region of Anolis sagrei isolate rAnoSag1 chromosome 2, rAnoSag1.mat, whole genome shotgun sequence DNA encodes the following proteins:
- the PWWP2A gene encoding PWWP domain-containing protein 2A isoform X4: MQLQSKPFQDEMPVKCEANGVVTDSSPTQPSEPSLAKSLWTSKPPPLFHEGAPYPPPLFIRDTYNQSIPQPPPRKIKRPKRKMYREEPTSIMNAIKLRPRQVLCDKCKNSIVAEKKEIKKGSNVSDSPRYEDSRKRRNESITTVNKKIKTDHKVDGKSQNESQKKNSVVKVANIAHSRSKVVKVPTQANTSKTQLNTKKVLQSKNMDHAKAREVLKIAKEKAQKKQSATSTSKNAHSKVHFTRRLQNTSSGSLPPRLRLKPQRYRNEENDSSLKTGLEKLQSGKMAAKPQSRCSSTRSAGEAPSENQSPSEVPEEAHSEVQDTSEVHVPVDQDEQQTLGKRGSKSNITVYMTLNKTKSDSSSASVCSSDSTDDLKSTNSECSTTESFDFPPGSMHAPSSSSSSSSSSSKEEKKLSNSLKMKVFSKNVSKCVTPDGRTICVGDIVWAKIYGFPWWPARILTITVSRKDNGLLVRQEARISWFGSPTTSFLALSQLSPFLENFQSRFNKKRKGLYRKAITEAAKAAKQLTPEVRALLTQFET, from the coding sequence ATGCAGCTTCAGAGTAAACCATTCCAAGACGAGATGCCGGTGAAGTGTGAAGCCAATGGTGTTGTCACGGACTCTTCTCCCACGCAGCCATCAGAACCCAGCTTGGCTAAAAGCCTATGGACTTCCAAGCCACCTCCCCTCTTCCATGAAGGAGCGCCGTATCCTCCTCCTTTGTTTATCAGGGACACATATAACCAGTCAATACCTCAACCTCCGCCTCGGAAAATTAAACGACCCAAGCGGAAAATGTACAGGGAGGAACCCACTTCTATTATGAATGCTATCAAGCTACGACCCAGACAGGTCTTGTGTGACAAATGTAAAAACAGCATTgttgcagaaaaaaaggaaattaagAAGGGCAGCAATGTAAGTGACTCCCCAAGGTATGAGGATAGTAGAAAGCGAAGAAACGAAAGCATAACTACTgtgaataaaaaaattaaaactgatCATAAAGTTGATGGGAAAAGCCAAAATGAAAGCCAGAAAAAGAATTCTGTGGTCAAAGTGGCAAATATTGCCCACAGCAGAAGCAAAGTAGTTAAAGTCCCCACTCAAGCAAATACATCAAAAACGCAGTTAAACACTAAAAAGGTTCTCCAGAGTAAAAACATGGATCATGCAAAAGCTCGAGAAGTGTTGAAAATAGCCAAAGAGAAGGCACAAAAGAAACAGAGTGCAACCTCTACTTCCAAAAATGCACATTCAAAGGTCCACTTCACGCGGCGTCTTCAAAACACCAGCTCAGGTTCCCTGCCCCCCCGATTGCGCCTGAAGCCCCAAAGGTACCGAAATGAAGAAAACGACTCTTCTCTCAAGACGGGGCTTGAGAAGTTGCAGAGTGGCAAGATGGCAGCTAAGCCCCAGTCTCGCTGCTCCTCTACCCGCTCAGCAGGTGAGGCCCCTTCAGAAAACCAGAGCCCCTCAGAAGTCCCCGAAGAGGCCCACAGTGAGGTTCAGGACACCAGTGAAGTGCATGTACCTGTTGATCAGGATGAACAGCAAACCCTGGGCAAGAGAGGCAGCAAAAGCAATATAACGGTTTACATGACCCTTAATAAAACGAAATCTGACTCTTCCAGTGCATCAGTTTGTAGTAGTGATAGCACAGATGACTTGAAGTCCACCAACTCTGAGTGTAGCACTACTGAAAGTTTTGATTTTCCTCCAGGCAGCATGCatgcaccttcttcctcttcctcctcctcctcgtcctcttcaaaggaagagaaaaagctcAGTAATTCCTTGAAAATGAAAGTCTTTTCAAAAAATGTCTCTAAATGTGTCACACCAGATGGCAGGACCATATGTGTAGGAGACATTGTTTGGGCCAAGATCTATGGCTTCCCATGGTGGCCAGCCCGTATTCTTACTATAACTGTGAGCCGGAAAGATAACGGCCTTTTAGTCCGACAGGAAGCTCGTATTTCATGGTTTGGGTCCCCAACAACATCTTTCCTTGCTCTTTCACAGCTCTCCCCTTTTTTAGAAAACTTTCAGTCGCGATTTAATAAGAAGAGAAAAGGTCTTTACCGCAAGGCCATTACAGAAGCAGCCAAAGCTGCTAAGCAGCTAACTCCTGAAGTTCGGGCCCTGCTGACACAGTTTGAAACATGA